The following are encoded together in the Capsulimonas corticalis genome:
- a CDS encoding DUF1559 domain-containing protein, with the protein MTPHSRSKSGFTLIELLVVIAIIAILAAILFPVFAQAREKARQITCTSNLKQFGLAILQYAQDNDESMPVAYSAAYQVGPLTSQLAGTPQVGVHMEIMPYVKSEAMFKCPDDGGFELNGANPDTVPNVLANGNAISGALYQQVYGSSYKFTHENFSNPFPVKTLTGYATNTGECTGGGTITVTPTGYNYNPPGACSGTAPGVVALSYFSRPSETRMMRDFNPPFDQDDDKVWHPNGGSVAYVDGHVKFLIGAKAPLGPGNPGSSNGYFKGCDGPDWAFDDPGSCNSSGFQRNGD; encoded by the coding sequence ATGACGCCACATTCTCGCTCGAAAAGCGGCTTCACACTCATTGAATTACTCGTTGTCATCGCGATTATCGCGATTCTCGCCGCGATCCTGTTCCCAGTGTTCGCGCAGGCTCGGGAAAAGGCGCGTCAGATCACCTGCACGTCCAACCTGAAGCAGTTTGGGCTGGCGATCCTGCAATACGCTCAGGATAACGACGAATCGATGCCGGTGGCTTACAGCGCGGCGTATCAAGTCGGACCGCTGACAAGCCAGCTCGCCGGCACGCCTCAGGTGGGCGTCCATATGGAGATCATGCCGTATGTCAAATCCGAGGCGATGTTCAAGTGCCCGGATGACGGCGGCTTTGAGCTGAACGGCGCGAACCCGGACACCGTACCGAACGTGCTGGCGAACGGAAACGCGATCTCGGGCGCACTGTACCAGCAGGTCTACGGCAGCTCTTACAAGTTCACCCACGAAAACTTCTCGAACCCATTCCCGGTCAAGACGCTCACCGGATACGCCACGAACACCGGCGAGTGCACCGGCGGCGGAACGATCACCGTCACGCCGACCGGCTATAACTACAATCCCCCGGGGGCGTGCAGCGGGACCGCTCCCGGCGTCGTGGCGCTTTCCTACTTCTCGCGCCCGTCGGAAACACGGATGATGCGCGACTTCAACCCACCCTTCGATCAGGATGACGACAAGGTCTGGCATCCCAACGGCGGCTCCGTGGCGTATGTCGACGGCCACGTGAAGTTCCTGATCGGCGCCAAGGCCCCGCTCGGCCCCGGCAACCCCGGCTCCAGCAACGGCTACTTCAAGGGATGCGACGGCCCGGACTGGGCGTTCGACGATCCCGGCTCCTGCAACAGCTCCGGCTTCCAGCGCAACGGCGATTAA
- a CDS encoding DUF4406 domain-containing protein, with translation MQSNEKGLMILIAGPYRSGTGDDPGKLAANVRMMEELALPIFRAGHVPVVGEWFALPLVALAGSERVGDAPFQEIFHPIAERLLARCDAVLRVGGPSEGADLMVATARNHGLRVFERVADIPGCSRVSSGGEFSR, from the coding sequence ATGCAGAGCAATGAAAAGGGACTGATGATTTTGATCGCCGGTCCATACCGATCCGGGACCGGCGACGATCCCGGGAAGCTGGCGGCGAATGTGCGGATGATGGAGGAATTGGCGCTCCCGATTTTTCGCGCCGGGCATGTGCCGGTGGTGGGAGAGTGGTTCGCGCTGCCGCTCGTCGCGCTCGCCGGTTCGGAGCGGGTGGGGGATGCGCCGTTCCAGGAGATCTTTCACCCGATCGCCGAGCGGCTTCTGGCGCGCTGCGACGCGGTTTTGCGTGTCGGCGGCCCCTCCGAAGGGGCGGACCTGATGGTGGCGACGGCGCGAAATCACGGCCTGCGCGTGTTTGAGCGCGTGGCGGACATTCCCGGCTGTTCGCGGGTCTCCTCCGGCGGCGAGTTTAGCCGATAA
- a CDS encoding DeoR/GlpR family DNA-binding transcription regulator: protein MLTTHRKQHILAVLQRDGQIIAKTLSLELGLSEDTIRRDLRELAQEGLLQRVHGGALPASPAVVDFAGRQRIAPQAKVRIGQAGARMVRPGQVVILDGGTTAVQLARHLPPDLVATVVTHSPSIAVELAQHPSVEVVVIGGRLFKHSVVTVGAAAIETLKRIRADTYFMGVTGIHPDAGLTTGDLEESYMKRLLSDQAADTVVLASAEKLGAASPYLIGPVSEASSIITERDVPEKLIAPYLDLGIPVVRA, encoded by the coding sequence ATGCTAACCACTCACCGCAAGCAGCACATCCTCGCCGTGTTACAGCGAGATGGACAGATTATCGCGAAGACGCTCAGCCTGGAGCTCGGGCTCTCGGAGGACACGATCCGGCGCGATCTGCGTGAACTGGCCCAGGAGGGCCTGCTGCAGCGCGTGCATGGCGGCGCGCTGCCGGCGTCGCCCGCCGTGGTGGACTTCGCGGGGCGTCAGCGCATTGCGCCGCAGGCAAAGGTGCGGATCGGGCAGGCGGGCGCGCGGATGGTGAGGCCAGGTCAGGTGGTGATCTTGGATGGCGGGACAACCGCCGTGCAGCTCGCGCGCCATCTGCCGCCGGATCTTGTGGCGACGGTGGTGACGCACAGCCCCAGCATCGCGGTGGAGCTGGCCCAGCACCCATCGGTGGAGGTCGTGGTGATTGGGGGGCGTTTGTTCAAACACTCCGTGGTGACGGTCGGCGCGGCGGCGATCGAGACTCTGAAGCGCATCCGGGCCGATACTTACTTCATGGGCGTGACCGGGATCCACCCCGACGCTGGCCTGACCACCGGGGACCTGGAGGAAAGCTATATGAAGCGCCTGCTCAGCGATCAAGCGGCGGACACCGTCGTGCTCGCCTCCGCCGAAAAGCTCGGCGCCGCATCGCCCTATCTCATCGGTCCGGTCAGCGAGGCGAGCAGCATTATTACCGAGCGGGATGTCCCGGAAAAGCTCATCGCGCCGTACCTTGATCTTGGGATTCCCGTCGTTCGCGCGTGA
- a CDS encoding PAS domain S-box protein produces MTTEFPTDESQRLMALRQYGVLDTPPEERYDNITELAAALCDVPITLVSLVDAERQWFKSKVGITIDETHRRLSFCAHTIRQQSPMIINDASSDPRFADNDLVTGAPYIRFYAGFPLTNSEGYALGTLCAIDTKPRDLTPAQFKAMKVLTQQVLTELELRRCLDALGRSYDQARRSEDSARTLKAAILDASIDAIITIDSGETVLEWNPASEKVFGYSRDEAIGRPLSGLIVLSSHDDRSEPEIAQLIGSEQDPERSARLEVIGVGKDGRSFPVEMSAVAVPLDDRLLFTIYLRDITERKQTEAENARLLAKTQTDALWRWGFLRDVLKNVTNGKLRLAENSAELPPRPANLIPITRETLPEFRHRAIHAAEAAEFTKDRIYDLATAVSETAMNAVVHARDGQGCVSISDDGVIQVWIEDRGQGIHIDHLPRAMLEKGYTTADSFGHGLKLTLQTADRVWLLTNSSGTTIVVEKDREEPIPPWLIG; encoded by the coding sequence ATGACAACGGAATTCCCCACGGATGAATCCCAGCGCCTCATGGCGCTGCGCCAATACGGCGTTCTCGATACTCCTCCCGAAGAACGCTACGACAACATCACCGAGCTTGCGGCGGCGCTGTGTGACGTGCCGATCACCCTGGTCAGCCTGGTGGATGCGGAGAGGCAGTGGTTCAAATCCAAGGTGGGGATCACAATCGACGAGACCCATCGGCGTCTTTCTTTCTGCGCGCATACGATCCGCCAGCAGTCGCCGATGATTATCAACGACGCCAGCAGCGATCCACGCTTCGCGGACAACGATCTGGTGACGGGAGCGCCGTATATCCGGTTCTACGCCGGATTCCCGCTGACGAATAGCGAGGGCTACGCGCTGGGCACGCTCTGCGCGATCGACACCAAGCCGCGCGACCTGACGCCGGCGCAGTTCAAGGCGATGAAGGTGCTGACGCAGCAAGTGCTGACGGAGCTGGAGCTCCGGCGGTGCCTAGACGCCCTGGGGCGCTCGTACGACCAGGCGCGGCGCAGCGAAGATTCGGCCCGCACGCTGAAAGCGGCGATTCTGGACGCGTCGATCGACGCCATCATCACGATCGACAGCGGCGAAACCGTTCTGGAGTGGAATCCCGCCTCGGAAAAGGTGTTCGGCTATTCCCGGGATGAAGCGATCGGACGCCCCCTGTCCGGCCTGATCGTGCTGTCGTCGCACGACGATAGGAGCGAGCCGGAGATCGCGCAATTGATCGGCTCCGAGCAGGACCCCGAGCGCAGCGCGCGGCTCGAAGTCATTGGCGTCGGCAAGGACGGGCGTTCGTTCCCAGTCGAGATGTCGGCGGTGGCCGTTCCGCTGGACGACCGGCTTTTGTTCACGATCTATCTGCGGGATATCACCGAGCGCAAGCAGACGGAAGCCGAGAACGCGCGGCTGCTGGCCAAGACGCAGACCGACGCCCTGTGGCGATGGGGCTTTCTGCGCGATGTCCTGAAGAACGTCACCAACGGCAAGCTGCGCCTGGCGGAGAATAGCGCCGAGCTGCCCCCGCGCCCGGCGAATCTTATTCCAATCACCCGGGAAACGCTGCCGGAATTCCGCCACCGCGCCATCCACGCCGCGGAAGCTGCGGAGTTCACCAAAGACAGAATTTACGATCTCGCCACGGCGGTCAGCGAAACGGCGATGAACGCCGTCGTCCACGCCCGCGACGGACAGGGCTGCGTCTCGATCAGCGACGACGGCGTCATCCAAGTCTGGATCGAGGATCGCGGTCAGGGGATCCATATCGACCACCTCCCGCGCGCCATGCTGGAAAAGGGCTACACCACCGCCGACAGCTTCGGCCACGGCCTGAAACTGACGCTCCAGACCGCGGACCGCGTCTGGCTCCTCACGAACAGTTCGGGCACCACGATCGTCGTGGAAAAGGACCGCGAAGAGCCCATCCCGCCCTGGCTTATCGGCTAA
- a CDS encoding sensor domain-containing diguanylate cyclase — MQDYHALLRRQLKRHVKITEEIPEDWRAFLAAVNQAYGDSDSSRRLLERAVDLSSAELFESNAELRAILQALPDFLFRIDSRNAIIPLVPSDIDRSDICLRVLDETSHHRCAGQFREALEQIRASHAPLNFEYEFTHDHQEYFYEARLAPFMEAGVIGLLRDITVRKQAERSLKVSEERARLAHLDLMVIKGELEAEQEKLRKLATEDNLTGLWNRRVIFEHLAGDLIDAKQNKRSVAVVMADLDGFKQINDTNGHQVGDIVLQETAKRLKACVRTSDAVGRYGGEEFLIILNDCDGDSAIRRAEELRLAVNRSPIALIEGKIEVTCSFGVSWTRESYYSIDPIVREADTALYQAKHTGKNKVVAASIAY, encoded by the coding sequence ATGCAAGACTATCATGCTCTCCTGCGGCGACAGCTCAAGCGGCACGTAAAAATCACGGAAGAGATTCCGGAAGATTGGCGCGCTTTTCTGGCTGCGGTCAATCAAGCATACGGAGACTCCGACTCCAGCCGGCGGCTGCTCGAACGCGCCGTGGATCTGAGCTCCGCCGAGCTGTTTGAGTCGAACGCGGAACTCCGAGCCATTTTGCAGGCGCTGCCGGACTTTTTGTTTCGCATCGATTCCCGAAACGCGATCATTCCGCTCGTTCCCTCGGATATCGACCGCTCCGATATCTGCCTGCGCGTTTTGGATGAGACGTCTCACCACCGCTGCGCCGGACAGTTTCGGGAGGCGCTGGAGCAGATCCGCGCCTCCCATGCTCCGCTCAACTTTGAGTACGAGTTTACGCACGACCATCAGGAATATTTCTACGAAGCGCGCCTGGCGCCGTTCATGGAGGCGGGAGTGATCGGCCTTCTGCGCGACATTACGGTCCGCAAACAAGCCGAACGCTCTCTCAAAGTCAGCGAAGAACGCGCGCGATTGGCCCATCTTGATCTGATGGTCATCAAGGGGGAACTGGAGGCGGAGCAGGAGAAGCTGCGAAAACTGGCGACCGAGGACAACCTGACGGGACTTTGGAACCGCCGCGTCATCTTCGAACATCTCGCGGGCGATCTTATCGACGCCAAGCAGAACAAACGCTCGGTCGCGGTCGTGATGGCCGACCTCGACGGCTTCAAGCAGATCAACGACACCAACGGACACCAGGTCGGCGACATCGTTCTTCAGGAGACGGCAAAGCGGCTGAAGGCGTGCGTACGCACCTCCGACGCCGTGGGGCGTTACGGGGGCGAGGAGTTCCTGATCATCCTGAACGACTGCGACGGCGACTCCGCTATCCGGCGCGCGGAGGAGCTTCGTCTCGCGGTCAATCGCTCGCCCATCGCGCTGATCGAAGGCAAGATCGAAGTGACGTGCAGCTTTGGAGTCAGCTGGACGCGCGAAAGCTATTACAGCATCGATCCCATCGTGCGCGAGGCTGACACGGCCCTGTATCAGGCCAAGCATACCGGCAAAAACAAAGTCGTGGCCGCCTCGATCGCTTACTGA
- a CDS encoding PEP-CTERM sorting domain-containing protein, whose amino-acid sequence MKYSLMTLGATAALTFVASGAFAQNPPIIPDVIFAADSHGNGLGFAQGGFLRPLYSYISQDPGPGGNSTALTYSLDYPPSIVPGDVALIDPSNSHYDGLIRFNPGDQNTSASFVFYSAENGINSGPTSFYPNYTFSFEDSNGIAEYIPQANDPGYVDGFIVEYVFLNDAVPEPSTYAALGLGILGVAMLVLRSRRRRTFTV is encoded by the coding sequence GTGAAATACAGCCTCATGACCCTGGGGGCGACCGCAGCTCTCACCTTCGTCGCCAGCGGCGCATTCGCCCAAAACCCACCGATCATTCCCGATGTCATTTTCGCTGCGGATTCTCACGGCAACGGACTTGGCTTCGCTCAGGGCGGTTTCCTCCGTCCGCTGTATTCCTATATCAGTCAGGATCCAGGGCCGGGCGGAAATTCGACGGCGCTCACCTATTCGCTGGATTACCCGCCCTCGATCGTGCCGGGCGATGTGGCTCTCATCGACCCTAGCAACAGCCACTACGATGGTTTGATTCGCTTTAATCCCGGTGATCAGAACACATCGGCTTCGTTTGTGTTCTATTCGGCGGAAAACGGAATCAACAGCGGGCCAACATCCTTCTATCCTAACTACACGTTTTCCTTCGAGGATTCCAACGGTATTGCGGAATACATCCCGCAAGCCAACGATCCGGGCTACGTGGACGGTTTTATCGTAGAATATGTCTTCCTCAACGATGCGGTTCCGGAACCCTCGACGTACGCCGCACTCGGCCTGGGCATCCTGGGCGTCGCCATGCTCGTCCTGCGATCGCGCCGCCGCCGCACGTTCACCGTCTGA
- a CDS encoding PEP-CTERM sorting domain-containing protein, which yields MKYGFALATAALTILSSAAFAQAPVNASPSIVITVDEHGHGIATSSASPGVTFTLPSAYIPDPGPGGNPSALTYSLGFPPAFVPGDVIVVDSPSSGFQFSDLVRFNPSDQNTPATLVFYSFDEGVNSLPTSIYPFFSFAEEDSSGVATYVPQSGDPGYIDGFNLTYHFVSDAVVPEPSTFAVLGFGAFGVALLVIGTRRRKLSV from the coding sequence ATGAAATATGGTTTTGCGCTTGCCACAGCCGCGCTCACAATTCTCAGCAGCGCCGCATTCGCCCAAGCTCCCGTCAACGCGTCGCCAAGCATCGTTATCACCGTGGACGAACACGGCCACGGCATCGCCACTAGCAGCGCCAGCCCTGGCGTGACATTCACGCTTCCCTCCGCCTATATCCCCGATCCCGGTCCCGGCGGCAACCCATCGGCGCTGACCTACTCGCTCGGCTTTCCGCCCGCATTCGTTCCCGGAGACGTGATTGTCGTGGATAGCCCATCCTCTGGATTTCAATTTAGCGATCTGGTCCGTTTCAATCCTTCAGATCAAAACACGCCGGCCACACTGGTTTTTTATTCGTTTGATGAGGGCGTCAACTCACTCCCGACTTCGATTTATCCGTTCTTCTCATTCGCCGAAGAGGACAGCAGCGGCGTCGCCACTTATGTCCCTCAGTCCGGCGATCCCGGCTATATCGATGGTTTCAATCTCACGTACCACTTCGTGAGCGACGCCGTCGTGCCAGAGCCCTCCACATTCGCCGTTCTAGGCTTCGGAGCCTTCGGCGTCGCGCTTCTCGTTATCGGGACACGCCGTCGCAAGCTCTCTGTCTGA